A window of Nasonia vitripennis strain AsymCx chromosome 3 unlocalized genomic scaffold, Nvit_psr_1.1 chr3_random0004, whole genome shotgun sequence contains these coding sequences:
- the LOC100678188 gene encoding cilia- and flagella-associated protein 65-like isoform X2, whose translation MEYSFRTNCSIENYANIKNIGLDFGEVEVGVTKIKSIKIVNQSSNKQSYVVQKDSLSNPLDCVFNALEYTWTLMPCESYVCDISYRPILPNRKCTDYFFVTDTSNCCYKIVVQGSSLGSQVTSSATRLIMVCENMQCRKQKCFKLTNHAKVGAKFMFDIDIAQCPFKINELSGVIKASSSKCFTVSFEPTGAGIFKYRLSCLVLHQTPLILELYGSLPCSPGQDYIKAFNSKIEMIEELDISDNFTNYLRDTTGVVKSNPPAISLSWNFMDFGQMQTGSENYVKRTPQTVCLTNHNIFNLLVIWEKDVSKTFSIQPQEAKVRSNQSIIFEIRFDPAEENTFYSRELIARTFRLPCCETSFNDIEAIQTSTVPDYVSLRLIGHTYSYGLNDCIPQYEIPETVIMPACIPATPVYTTFMIKNFCQQPLMFCFVPPDTSHYSIKPMMGLIGHKQEHQVIAVQLFPEAESDRAYVERWAVRLNGNPEYEIYIDLQGFAEQASLVFGDVNTVTLDPVHIGCRHTQSIPVRNPTRHCVRFEYSSSDFPKELSVQEISGIIHPNETVLHDWTFAPDRLGDSNFEISCRLRTDMSSRSTAVKVDVTGKCAEGSLIAIPEELNFGERAYKEVCESEFKMFNFSPVTINFSLICRPSKPLEIMNEPENDIEISPICGSISPGRGEKIKIVLTPTQPGFYELNIQYYVRSHLTADTVIPLIEPQNLCTLHCMCYLPTIQDLLYRAETNKQVSKVSLWKSLCIDDFNIALTNLLPYQETSVEMTIPFVDLNENEKFLIKLLVKNTKPIKSTLSLKQQSTCLCNDQKRKSRPRTKSTSKNGCLYCVHDHSCSIFPTKMTLSPGETGILTIDISSDTLQPSGIFWDLKIGEERYINWNIKLENQIILSGNYLNFKQINLKRLYMRYQTAWIYNDKECEASYTVDIKNLVMMNKKHYGIIFTCLNPQGILKKYERQPIIFGFCPNRFGIFKTTVLIKVNDIASILNIEAESTCTAREIDIEHDNCPLSDTFTTPEIEVYFNHNCVIASPISTHGKLIKLVMVHNHHPQDVLQYTWKNCEIPELVKINVNPTCGLIQPQTLLTFMIEIDVGSYECCLDIDLFCDFINVSERRLAEKKKSEEEKMLCQLKNEFTITDKGILLPKKPIFEETKKPSTFCKTLTLKIHTYDSESADDRVELHYQLKNTPNEEIARKLTTSNKSISANAANMSTHIFESMIWDIINSSSFSKTLKENLNNVHDLKYSQLPVDIGRRKNQAERTELVPPKRHVQDVLHTMICMVVHEEFNFDTAHFSHPTDIRQISYQKTYMEEHHHHRRHSKKMFMNKSMQ comes from the exons ATGGAGTACAG ttttcgAACCAATTGCAGCATTGAGAATTATGCGAACATCAAAAATATCGGTCTAGATTTCGGCGAAGTAGAGGTGGGAGTGACGAAaattaaatcaattaaaattgtcAATCAGAGCAGC AACAAGCAATCCTACGTGGTTCAAAAGGATTCATTAAGTAATCCGTTAGACTGCGTCTTCAATGCCCTGGAATACACGTGGACACTGATGCCCTGCGAGTCTTACGTGTGCGACATCAGTTACAGGCCGATATTACCGAACAGAAAATGCACGGATTACTTTTTCGTTACCGACACAAGCAATTGCTGCTACAAAATAGTAGTTCAGGGATCCAGTTTAG GTTCCCAAGTTACCTCTTCGGCGACGAGGTTGATAATGGTTTGCGAAAATATGCAGTGCAGAAAGCAAAAATGCTTCAAACTGACGAACCATGCAAAAGTCGGGGCTAAATTTATGTTCGACATCGACATCGCTCAATGTCCTTTTAAAATTAACGAGCTGAGCGGCGTCATAAAAGCTTCGTCGAGCAAATGCTTCACGGTTTCGTTCGAGCCTACCGGTGCCGGGATTTTCAAGTATCGTCTGTCGTGTCTTGTGCTCCACCAG ACACCACTTATTCTGGAGCTTTACGGTAGTCTACCCTGTAGCCCAGGCCAAGACTACATCAAGGCTTTTAACTCCAAAATCGAAATGATCGAAGAACTAGACATCTCGGATAATTTTACAAACTATTTGCGCGACACGACGGGCGTAGTCAAAAGCAACCCACCGGCGATTTCGCTATCTTGGAACTTCATGGATTTCGGCCAAATGCAAACCGGTTCGGAAAATTACGTGAAAAGGACCCCGCAAACTGTATGTTTGACTAATCACAATATATTCAATTTACTCGTCATCTGGGAAAAAG ATGTTTCAAAAACATTCAGTATTCAACCACAAGAAGCTAAAGTGCGCAGCAATCAATCAATAATTTTCGAAATCCGATTCGATCCTGCCGAAGAAAACACTTTTTATTCGAGAGAGCTGATAGCGCGAACTTTTCGATTACCTTGTTGCGAAACCAGTTTTAACGATATCGAAGCGATACAAACGAGCACAGTTCCTGATTACGTTTCTCTTCGCCTGATTG gTCACACCTACAGTTACGGCTTGAATGATTGCATACCGCAGTACGAAATCCCGGAGACTGTGATAATGCCAGCTTGCATTCCTGCTACGCCGGTTTACACGAcgtttatgataaaaaatttttgcCAGCAGCCTCTGATGTTTTGTTTTGTTCCGCCGGACACGAGTCACTATAGCATCAAACCAATGATGGGACTTATTGGACA CAAGCAGGAGCACCAAGTAATAGCGGTGCAGCTGTTTCCCGAAGCCGAAAGTGATCGTGCCTACGTCGAACGCTGGGCAGTTCGACTAAACGGCAATCCCGAGTACGAGATCTATATCGATCTTCAGGGCTTCGCCGAGCAAGCAAGCCTCGTCTTCGGCGACGTCAACACCGTGACCCTCGATCCGGTGCACATCGGCTGCCGACACACACAGTCGATACCAGTACGCAACCCAACGCGACACTGCGTGCG ATTTGAATATTCAAGCAGTGACTTTCCAAAAGAACTTTCTGTTCAGGAGATAAGTGGTATTATACATCCAAATGAAACGGTGCTCCACGATTGGACTTTTGCGCCAGACCGATTGGGCGATTCAAACTTCGAAATCTCTTGCCGATTACGTACCGATATGAGCAGCAGAAGTACCGCCGTAAAAGTCGATGTGACTGGAAAATGCGCTGAGGGATCTCTTATA GCGATTCCCGAAGAATTGAATTTCGGTGAACGAGCTTACAAAGAAGTGTGTGAGTCGGAATTCAAAATGTTCAACTTCAGCCCAGTCACGATCAATTTTTCACTGATTTGTCGGCCTTCAAAACCGTTAGAAATAATGAACGAGCCAGAAAATGATATTGAGATTTCGCCAATATGCGGATCAATCAGTCCaggaagaggagaaaaaattaaaattgtccTAACTCCAACCCAGCCAGGGTTTTATGAACTGAATATTCAGTACTACGTTAGGTCACACCTAACGGCGGATACTGTGATTCCACTGATCGAACCGCAAAATCTTTGTACACTACACTGCATGTGCTATTTACCCACAATACAA GATTTGCTATACCGAGCAGAAACTAACAAACAAGTCAGTAAAGTTTCTCTGTGGAAATCCTTATGTATTGACGA CTTCAATATAGCCTTAACAAATCTACTACCTTATCAAGAGACGTCAGTGGAAATGACTATCCCATTCGTCGATCTAAATGAAAAcgaaaagtttttaataaaactattAGTAAAAAATACAAAGCCAATAAAATCTACATTATCTCTCAAACAACAAAGTACTTGTTTATGCAATGatcaaaagagaaaaagccgACCGAGAACAAAATCTACTTCGAAAAATGGTTGTTTGTACTGCGTTCACGATCACTCATGTTCAATTTTCCCGACAAAAATGACGTTATCG CCTGGCGAAACGGGTATTCTCACAATAGACATATCAAGTGATACCTTACAGCCATCTGGAATATTTTGGGATTTAAAAATAGGGGAAGAAAGATATATTAATTGGAATATCAAACTCgaaaatcaaataattttgtcTGGCAATTACTTAAACTTCAAACAAATAAATCTTAAACGGCTTTACATGCGCTATCAG ACAGCTTGGATATACAACGACAAAGAATGCGAAGCTTCTTACACAGTAGACATTAAAAATCTTGTTATGATGAACAAgaaacattacggaattatTTTCACATGTTTAAATCCTCAAGGGATTCTGAAAAAATATGAGCGCCAACCGATAATCTTTGGATTTTGTCCGAACCGATTCGGaatatttaaa acaactgttttaataaaagtcAACGATATTGCATCAATTTTAAACATAGAAGCCGAATCCACATGCACTGCTCGAGAGATTGATATTGAGCATGATAATTGTCCGCTTTCGGATACATTCACGACTCCGGAAATAGAAGTATACTTCAACCATAATTGCGTCATAGCTTCCCCTATATCAACCCACGGAAAATTGATCAAATTGGTCATGGTTCATAATCATCATCCCCAAGACGTTTTGCAATATACGTGGAAAAA TTGCGAGATACCTGAGCTAGTTAAAATCAATGTAAATCCAACTTGCGGCTTAATACAGCCTCAAACTCTGCTAACTTTCATGATAGAAATAGACGTTGGTTCTTACGAATGCTGCTTAGATATTGATTTATTCTGTGATTTTATAAACGTGAGCGAAAGACGTCttgcagaaaaaaagaagtcggaagaggaaaaaatgttGTGCCAGCTGAAAAACGAATTCACTATTACAGATAAAGGAATCCTTCTTCCT AAGAAACCGATTTTCGaagaaacaaagaaaccatCAACGTTTTGCAAAACGTTGACGTTAAAAATCCATACCTACGATTCCGAATCCGCTGATGACAGAGTTGAGTTGCATTaccaattaaaaaatacaccAAATGAAGAAATCGCGAGAAAATTGACTACTTCCAATAAAAGCATTTCTGCAAATGCAGCTAACATGTCAACTCATATTTTTGAGAGTATGATATG GGATATTATCAATAGTAGCAGTTTCTCTAAAACgttaaaagaaaatctaaATAATGTTCACGATCTTAAATATTCTCAACTACCAGTCGACATTGGAAGACGAAAAAATCAAGCAGAAAGAACGGAACTCGTTCCACCGAAACGACATGTGCAAGACGTTTTGCATACC ATGATATGCATGGTTGTCCATGAAGAATTCAACTTTGATACGGCACACTTTTCTCACCCTACTGATATTCGGCAAATATCTTACCAAAAAACTTACATGGAAGAACaccatcatcatcgtcgtcatagtaaaaaaatgtttatgaaTAAAAGCATGCAATAA
- the LOC100678188 gene encoding cilia- and flagella-associated protein 65-like isoform X1 has translation MEYSFRTNCSIENYANIKNIGLDFGEVEVGVTKIKSIKIVNQSSNKQSYVVQKDSLSNPLDCVFNALEYTWTLMPCESYVCDISYRPILPNRKCTDYFFVTDTSNCCYKIVVQGSSLGSQVTSSATRLIMVCENMQCRKQKCFKLTNHAKVGAKFMFDIDIAQCPFKINELSGVIKASSSKCFTVSFEPTGAGIFKYRLSCLVLHQTPLILELYGSLPCSPGQDYIKAFNSKIEMIEELDISDNFTNYLRDTTGVVKSNPPAISLSWNFMDFGQMQTGSENYVKRTPQTVCLTNHNIFNLLVIWEKDVSKTFSIQPQEAKVRSNQSIIFEIRFDPAEENTFYSRELIARTFRLPCCETSFNDIEAIQTSTVPDYVSLRLIGHTYSYGLNDCIPQYEIPETVIMPACIPATPVYTTFMIKNFCQQPLMFCFVPPDTSHYSIKPMMGLIGHKQEHQVIAVQLFPEAESDRAYVERWAVRLNGNPEYEIYIDLQGFAEQASLVFGDVNTVTLDPVHIGCRHTQSIPVRNPTRHCVRFEYSSSDFPKELSVQEISGIIHPNETVLHDWTFAPDRLGDSNFEISCRLRTDMSSRSTAVKVDVTGKCAEGSLIAIPEELNFGERAYKEVCESEFKMFNFSPVTINFSLICRPSKPLEIMNEPENDIEISPICGSISPGRGEKIKIVLTPTQPGFYELNIQYYVRSHLTADTVIPLIEPQNLCTLHCMCYLPTIQVQDLLYRAETNKQVSKVSLWKSLCIDDFNIALTNLLPYQETSVEMTIPFVDLNENEKFLIKLLVKNTKPIKSTLSLKQQSTCLCNDQKRKSRPRTKSTSKNGCLYCVHDHSCSIFPTKMTLSPGETGILTIDISSDTLQPSGIFWDLKIGEERYINWNIKLENQIILSGNYLNFKQINLKRLYMRYQTAWIYNDKECEASYTVDIKNLVMMNKKHYGIIFTCLNPQGILKKYERQPIIFGFCPNRFGIFKTTVLIKVNDIASILNIEAESTCTAREIDIEHDNCPLSDTFTTPEIEVYFNHNCVIASPISTHGKLIKLVMVHNHHPQDVLQYTWKNCEIPELVKINVNPTCGLIQPQTLLTFMIEIDVGSYECCLDIDLFCDFINVSERRLAEKKKSEEEKMLCQLKNEFTITDKGILLPKKPIFEETKKPSTFCKTLTLKIHTYDSESADDRVELHYQLKNTPNEEIARKLTTSNKSISANAANMSTHIFESMIWDIINSSSFSKTLKENLNNVHDLKYSQLPVDIGRRKNQAERTELVPPKRHVQDVLHTMICMVVHEEFNFDTAHFSHPTDIRQISYQKTYMEEHHHHRRHSKKMFMNKSMQ, from the exons ATGGAGTACAG ttttcgAACCAATTGCAGCATTGAGAATTATGCGAACATCAAAAATATCGGTCTAGATTTCGGCGAAGTAGAGGTGGGAGTGACGAAaattaaatcaattaaaattgtcAATCAGAGCAGC AACAAGCAATCCTACGTGGTTCAAAAGGATTCATTAAGTAATCCGTTAGACTGCGTCTTCAATGCCCTGGAATACACGTGGACACTGATGCCCTGCGAGTCTTACGTGTGCGACATCAGTTACAGGCCGATATTACCGAACAGAAAATGCACGGATTACTTTTTCGTTACCGACACAAGCAATTGCTGCTACAAAATAGTAGTTCAGGGATCCAGTTTAG GTTCCCAAGTTACCTCTTCGGCGACGAGGTTGATAATGGTTTGCGAAAATATGCAGTGCAGAAAGCAAAAATGCTTCAAACTGACGAACCATGCAAAAGTCGGGGCTAAATTTATGTTCGACATCGACATCGCTCAATGTCCTTTTAAAATTAACGAGCTGAGCGGCGTCATAAAAGCTTCGTCGAGCAAATGCTTCACGGTTTCGTTCGAGCCTACCGGTGCCGGGATTTTCAAGTATCGTCTGTCGTGTCTTGTGCTCCACCAG ACACCACTTATTCTGGAGCTTTACGGTAGTCTACCCTGTAGCCCAGGCCAAGACTACATCAAGGCTTTTAACTCCAAAATCGAAATGATCGAAGAACTAGACATCTCGGATAATTTTACAAACTATTTGCGCGACACGACGGGCGTAGTCAAAAGCAACCCACCGGCGATTTCGCTATCTTGGAACTTCATGGATTTCGGCCAAATGCAAACCGGTTCGGAAAATTACGTGAAAAGGACCCCGCAAACTGTATGTTTGACTAATCACAATATATTCAATTTACTCGTCATCTGGGAAAAAG ATGTTTCAAAAACATTCAGTATTCAACCACAAGAAGCTAAAGTGCGCAGCAATCAATCAATAATTTTCGAAATCCGATTCGATCCTGCCGAAGAAAACACTTTTTATTCGAGAGAGCTGATAGCGCGAACTTTTCGATTACCTTGTTGCGAAACCAGTTTTAACGATATCGAAGCGATACAAACGAGCACAGTTCCTGATTACGTTTCTCTTCGCCTGATTG gTCACACCTACAGTTACGGCTTGAATGATTGCATACCGCAGTACGAAATCCCGGAGACTGTGATAATGCCAGCTTGCATTCCTGCTACGCCGGTTTACACGAcgtttatgataaaaaatttttgcCAGCAGCCTCTGATGTTTTGTTTTGTTCCGCCGGACACGAGTCACTATAGCATCAAACCAATGATGGGACTTATTGGACA CAAGCAGGAGCACCAAGTAATAGCGGTGCAGCTGTTTCCCGAAGCCGAAAGTGATCGTGCCTACGTCGAACGCTGGGCAGTTCGACTAAACGGCAATCCCGAGTACGAGATCTATATCGATCTTCAGGGCTTCGCCGAGCAAGCAAGCCTCGTCTTCGGCGACGTCAACACCGTGACCCTCGATCCGGTGCACATCGGCTGCCGACACACACAGTCGATACCAGTACGCAACCCAACGCGACACTGCGTGCG ATTTGAATATTCAAGCAGTGACTTTCCAAAAGAACTTTCTGTTCAGGAGATAAGTGGTATTATACATCCAAATGAAACGGTGCTCCACGATTGGACTTTTGCGCCAGACCGATTGGGCGATTCAAACTTCGAAATCTCTTGCCGATTACGTACCGATATGAGCAGCAGAAGTACCGCCGTAAAAGTCGATGTGACTGGAAAATGCGCTGAGGGATCTCTTATA GCGATTCCCGAAGAATTGAATTTCGGTGAACGAGCTTACAAAGAAGTGTGTGAGTCGGAATTCAAAATGTTCAACTTCAGCCCAGTCACGATCAATTTTTCACTGATTTGTCGGCCTTCAAAACCGTTAGAAATAATGAACGAGCCAGAAAATGATATTGAGATTTCGCCAATATGCGGATCAATCAGTCCaggaagaggagaaaaaattaaaattgtccTAACTCCAACCCAGCCAGGGTTTTATGAACTGAATATTCAGTACTACGTTAGGTCACACCTAACGGCGGATACTGTGATTCCACTGATCGAACCGCAAAATCTTTGTACACTACACTGCATGTGCTATTTACCCACAATACAA GTGCAGGATTTGCTATACCGAGCAGAAACTAACAAACAAGTCAGTAAAGTTTCTCTGTGGAAATCCTTATGTATTGACGA CTTCAATATAGCCTTAACAAATCTACTACCTTATCAAGAGACGTCAGTGGAAATGACTATCCCATTCGTCGATCTAAATGAAAAcgaaaagtttttaataaaactattAGTAAAAAATACAAAGCCAATAAAATCTACATTATCTCTCAAACAACAAAGTACTTGTTTATGCAATGatcaaaagagaaaaagccgACCGAGAACAAAATCTACTTCGAAAAATGGTTGTTTGTACTGCGTTCACGATCACTCATGTTCAATTTTCCCGACAAAAATGACGTTATCG CCTGGCGAAACGGGTATTCTCACAATAGACATATCAAGTGATACCTTACAGCCATCTGGAATATTTTGGGATTTAAAAATAGGGGAAGAAAGATATATTAATTGGAATATCAAACTCgaaaatcaaataattttgtcTGGCAATTACTTAAACTTCAAACAAATAAATCTTAAACGGCTTTACATGCGCTATCAG ACAGCTTGGATATACAACGACAAAGAATGCGAAGCTTCTTACACAGTAGACATTAAAAATCTTGTTATGATGAACAAgaaacattacggaattatTTTCACATGTTTAAATCCTCAAGGGATTCTGAAAAAATATGAGCGCCAACCGATAATCTTTGGATTTTGTCCGAACCGATTCGGaatatttaaa acaactgttttaataaaagtcAACGATATTGCATCAATTTTAAACATAGAAGCCGAATCCACATGCACTGCTCGAGAGATTGATATTGAGCATGATAATTGTCCGCTTTCGGATACATTCACGACTCCGGAAATAGAAGTATACTTCAACCATAATTGCGTCATAGCTTCCCCTATATCAACCCACGGAAAATTGATCAAATTGGTCATGGTTCATAATCATCATCCCCAAGACGTTTTGCAATATACGTGGAAAAA TTGCGAGATACCTGAGCTAGTTAAAATCAATGTAAATCCAACTTGCGGCTTAATACAGCCTCAAACTCTGCTAACTTTCATGATAGAAATAGACGTTGGTTCTTACGAATGCTGCTTAGATATTGATTTATTCTGTGATTTTATAAACGTGAGCGAAAGACGTCttgcagaaaaaaagaagtcggaagaggaaaaaatgttGTGCCAGCTGAAAAACGAATTCACTATTACAGATAAAGGAATCCTTCTTCCT AAGAAACCGATTTTCGaagaaacaaagaaaccatCAACGTTTTGCAAAACGTTGACGTTAAAAATCCATACCTACGATTCCGAATCCGCTGATGACAGAGTTGAGTTGCATTaccaattaaaaaatacaccAAATGAAGAAATCGCGAGAAAATTGACTACTTCCAATAAAAGCATTTCTGCAAATGCAGCTAACATGTCAACTCATATTTTTGAGAGTATGATATG GGATATTATCAATAGTAGCAGTTTCTCTAAAACgttaaaagaaaatctaaATAATGTTCACGATCTTAAATATTCTCAACTACCAGTCGACATTGGAAGACGAAAAAATCAAGCAGAAAGAACGGAACTCGTTCCACCGAAACGACATGTGCAAGACGTTTTGCATACC ATGATATGCATGGTTGTCCATGAAGAATTCAACTTTGATACGGCACACTTTTCTCACCCTACTGATATTCGGCAAATATCTTACCAAAAAACTTACATGGAAGAACaccatcatcatcgtcgtcatagtaaaaaaatgtttatgaaTAAAAGCATGCAATAA